The following are encoded in a window of Sminthopsis crassicaudata isolate SCR6 chromosome 3, ASM4859323v1, whole genome shotgun sequence genomic DNA:
- the CLDN25 gene encoding putative claudin-25, producing MAWNFNGKIQLGALLLSLLGWICSCVTTAVPLWKNLSLELNEMESWSMGLWGVCVIQEEGPVVCKTFESFLALPQEFRASRILMLASNGLGFLGFLFSSLGSDCFQLQGVSWGLKKWLRFLAGVLVEVAAASTLFPVSWVAYSTVQDFWDEHVPEIVPRWEFGEALFLGWFAGVFLAVSGLLLICSTWLANDEPFLPSNGSLVALPTGGPAEMPERFFHPAPRHRDLVI from the coding sequence ATGGCCTggaattttaatggaaaaatacaaCTAGGGGCACTGCTTCTCTCTCTTCTTGGATGGATCTGCTCTTGTGTTACCACAGCTGTTCCTCTGTGGAAGAATCTCAGCTTGGAACTAAACGAAATGGAGAGCTGGAGCATGGGGCTTTGGGGGGTCTGTGTGATCCAGGAGGAAGGGCCCGTAGTATGCAAGACTTTTGAGTctttcttggctctgccccaggaGTTCCGAGCATCCAGGATCCTCATGTTGGCCTCCAACGGGCTGGGCTTTTTGGGATTTCTCTTCTCTAGCCTCGGTTCTGATTGCTTCCAGCTCCAGGGGGTCAGCTGGGGATTGAAGAAATGGCTACGATTCCTCGCAGGGGTGCTGGTGGAGGTGGCCGCAGCTTCAACCCTTTTCCCTGTTTCTTGGGTAGCCTATAGCACCGTCCAGGATTTCTGGGATGAACACGTTCCTGAGATTGTGCCCCGGTGGGAGTTTGGAGAAGCCCTCTTCCTGGGCTGGTTTGCTGGAGTTTTTCTAGCAGTTAGTGGATTGCTCTTGATCTGCTCGACCTGGCTGGCAAATGATGAACCATTTTTGCCTTCTAATGGCTCTTTGGTAGCTCTTCCAACAGGAGGTCCAGCTGAGATGCCAGAGAGGTTCTTCCACCCAGCTCCAAGACACAGAGACCTGGTAATCTAG